tgaccagaaatactacaacactaactgtaacaggaagaagtgaggaagcaaaaggcagaactctgtctgttaattggctcatgtgaccttacatgtggtttgtatgtgagcacagtgaatcgtacgatctcagggggcggcccttattttttaaaatggcaattttctatttatgattacccaatggcacatactactaaaaaagtatattattatgataatggttcatttacatgaagcagggttttacacatgagctgttttactcagtatcttttaatagagacctacattgttttggggggtatagttttcctttaagcaggcaGCTTGGTAAGAAAAGAAGCAGAAACACGAGCATGAATGACGGTGGGGTTCTTCTCTGGGTAACTTGTATTGTTTTCGTTTAACAGACCTATGAGGAAATCACTGATACTATGACAGGATTTCAAGCTTCTGATGATCCAGAGCCCAATATAACATACGTACCACAGGAAAAGGTTACACCACCAGAGCAAATAGACTGGAGAGATAAAGGCTGTGTGACTCCCGTGATGGCCCAGGTATAGCCAAACTCTTGACTGTAGAGTATTCTCCAGCCATTACATTTGTAACTTTTATTTGATCCTTTACTAGCAATGATAGTGTCCTTTGGGCAACAGGATACATAGAAACACTATAAACATACCCAGTTACCAGTAGAATGGAGTATTTGAGTAGGTTAATCCAAGTGCAGGTCACTGATTAGTGCTGCCCAACCCCTGTTGTGAAAGggtttcagttaacttttagtctgttatagaatggctaattctaagcaattgttcAATTCATCTTcgttatttttatttagttttttaattatttgccttcttcttctgactcttcccaactttcagatgggggtcactgaccccatctaaaaaacaaatgctctgtaaggctacaaatgtattgtcattgctactttttactactcatctttttACGCAGACCCGCCCCTATTCGTATTTCAgtttcctattcaaatcaatgcgtggttgctaaggtaatgtggaccctagcaaccagactgctgaaattgcaaactggagagctgccggaataaaaagttacataactcaaaaaccacaaataataaaaaaatgataaccaCTTGAAAACTGtttcagaatatgactctctacgtcatattaaaagttaatttaaaggtgagcaacccctttaaaggtgatatTCACCTTTGGACAAACATCTGAATTTGACCAGCCCTCAAAAAATTATCTAAGTAATCTTTGTTTTAAAAacgttaaggggcatatttatcaaaggtcgaatttcgagtttatgggagtttctaaaaaatcccatcAACTCgcataaacttgaaaaaaaaaaaaaaacaatcgaaatctatcaaaaaaaatctaatgttttAAATCCAGGTAATtaggatcaacccgaaaactcgaatcaaattcgaattgaatttgatttcagtttttatttttaaaaaattagattttcaaaaatccaccaaatgactccaaaatggttgtaggaggtcccccataggctaaaaacaccaattcggcaggttttagatggtgaatagttgaattcaaattcttaaagagacagtacatgataaatttctacattttttttaaactcgaatcaaatttggactattccctagtcgaattacactaaaaaaattagaattttcaattcgactccttgataaatctgcccctaagagttttcaAGACATCCATGTCTGCAGCTGCTCTTCTCCGGTTCCTCCCGATTCCCACAGGATTACCACCAAGTAAATTAATTGATCCAACACTACTATTGTATTATCTTTTCATTTGCATGTAATTAATCTGCTTATAGGAAACTAACTTGcttatagaaaaaacaaaaaactcacagtacagttatgggatccattattcagaaaccctttatctagaaatctcccaattacaggatggccatctcccatagactccacataGGTTatgcatggggcagatttatcaagggtcgaatttgaaaaacattgaaattcgaattcaaaaagaccaacgtaaattaaatcgaaggttttttttggccgaataggtccgttttcgatttcgtttttcaaattcgaatcaaatttggactattccctagtcgaagtacacaaaaattagctcgaaattgcaatttttttaattacaattttcagttgacctttgataaatctgccccttagtgtaagatGGACACTAAACACGAAAAGCTTTATGAGATGATTATTCACTAAATATTTCTTTCAATTTATAATTATCTTCTTTTTTTGACCTGTGAATGGATTTCCGGAGTGCCTAATCTTCACTCTACCCCTCTCACCAtctgtctttctttatgcagGAGTCGGGAGTCTAATTTTTAATAACAGTGTGGTCCAATGCAGCCTTTGGGGGGCTGCTTTGCTTACAAGacatattagagctcattcttttaaaatcaccagaaatcctgtctctctacatgcagaatttgtgccaagtcagttttttagtaaattttgtttgtgctggagtcacTTATATggatgagctctaatacatctgccagAAAAGTGAGTGCCcctatattggatctaactgtcagtgaaaatctgacatccaaatcctgcatgaagacagaatggagaaaaaaaaacagatgctgagagagggatagtgaagataaacttgattatttcaaaaacagcaCAGACTGTTTAATGAATTAtatttgaaaagtttcttatttcagtatgatggaagcttacattacattaaattaattttcatgacagttcccctttaatatctataGGCACATGTTGGCATCATGATATGCATTAAGCATACATGTACTGTCACCttgattttttaatgtatatgcTAATGCTAACCCCACTACTCCTACTCGGTTCAGTTCAAGTTTATTACATACTACCCTGATTATTTATTCTTCTACACTGATCCAACATCAACTTTTTGAATAGTTCCTCAAGTAGCTGCACTTTTCCTGCTGAAAACGTAATAACTTCTACAAGTACAACTATATCCGGCTCTTTGAGTTATTGAACACTATGTAATTCATGGTTTATGAAAAGGAGACAGGTGAAATTTGAGGAATTGTCAGTTTAATCTGAAATGCGATGCTTTTGATGGAATTTACAAAAGATAAATATTTGTAGCCCATTGCTCGATTTGTAATCTGAATGGTAACATAATGCAACAGAACAAGTCTTCTATTGTCTGCTTTCGTTTCTGTAATCAATAAATTTCTTTGGCTTTCAGGGGGGTTGTAATTCCTGCTATGCTTTCAGCGCTCTAGGAGCTATGGAGGGCCAGTGGCAAAAATGGTCAAACAAACTGGAAGCTCTGAGCGAACAAAACCTAGTTGATTGCTCAAAAGTAAATGGCTGCAGTCCTGGAAGCCTGGACGATACCTTTAAATATATCAAGGAAAACGGTGTTAACACTAACCACTCTTATCCATACAAAGGAAAGGTAATTAAAATTTGCCACAGACAACAACATGCACATAAAATCTAAGTCTATTCTTTTACAgttatggaaacccgttatccagaaagttctgaattacggaaaggctgtctaccatagattccattttatccaaaaaatccaaattttaaaaagtgatttcccttttctctgtaataataaaacagtatcttgtacttgatcccaacaaagatataataaagcaaaaccagcctattgggtttattaaatgtttccatgattttctagtagacttaaggtacaaagatcgaaattacggaaagatctgttatccggaaaacaggacccaagcattctggataacaggttgcatacctgtacaTGCCACCTGTCCAATTTTGACCCAGACAActcagttttttgaagggctgcccacaTCAAAACTGCCTGCTGGTTTTCCAAagtaggaaaactgggcaggattccctatgatttagccaattgccatgtcatagcccccTCCCTGCAGCATCACAACCCCGCCCCCATTGCACCacggcccgccccctgcccagattcaaccgggccaaaagatggcaaccctaattggtgCTAGACCCAAGTTGCTAGGAGCATGTTTTGGTGACAATAACGTTATGAAGGGCATCAGTGTATGAACAATTTTGTATCCATTCTTGCAGTTTGCATTGTAAATGAGTCATCATCAACATGGTTTCAGGACCATGGGACTCACATAAAATATGGGAGCTGGCTTTAAATGATGCCCCTGATTTTAATTACTAATTACTAGCTGACACTGTAGAATTTATCTGGATAAGACCAATGGAACAAATGAATCAATATTTACGTGATTTTCTTCTTATTCCCAGGAGCAGACGTGCAACTTTAACTCAAGTAACACAGTTGCACGGTGTAAAGGATACATAAAAATATCACCCGGGAGCGAAGAGCAACTTAAACAAATAGTGGGAACAATTGGACCTGTGTCTGTTGCTATAAATTTTACAAAAACTTTTCGCTCGTTCACAACCGGTTAGTGTCTATGATTCTTGTATCTGGTTTGACGCATGTATCTGTTTTAACTAGATGTCAATGCATAAAACTGTTTCCTACACAGCAGTGCCCTCTGCTAATTTCCTTTTAATTATACTGTTGTGATACTTCTGTCTCTGTTATGTATGGCACCAAAGTGGATAATGAAGGTTGCCGGGGACTGTGGGGAGATGCTGGGGAGCAGAGGGAATTCTCGTTATAACTACATGAAGGTGACGGATTGGTGATGTACACTAATAGGAGGGCTGATATAAAAAGGAGAATACGTATCCCCCTCTTTCAGCATCATGGGCACCTGGAGTGCTGTGCAGGCTTGGCAGCGTGTCTGGTCTCGAATTAAGGCATCAGATCATCCCACCCCCCTGACCtattgcattgttttattttgcaatatgtgttaatgtaaaggtttttatttttgaaatgtaaaaaaaaataattgcttctATTTGCCAACATGTTATTACTTGTGCCACTGTTTTGATATGTTATGTCACAGCTGCTGCGGGTTCTCTTTATGTGCCCACTACAGCTGTGGTGGCTGGGTAAGCTACATTTTTGCCACAGGGTCGGACTGACGTATTGGGGGCCTATTGGGGCTACAAGgcgaagggccctcctggcagtcactgGGGGGCAGCTCCGACCTCCAAACTCCTGTGAATGTGTGAACACGCGGAAGATGTGCCGTGCACATGCATAAACTAGCGAGTGATGCATCGCTGATGAATGCCAATTGGCCAACTGATtgtggagcaggtctgggccaacggggacccactgggtttttttccggtgtcccgccggcctagtctgaccctgttttGCCATAACATTGATTAAACGTGGTTTAAGAAAACTGTGGCTGACCTCCACCCATTATGAAAAAGAAAACCGAGtctggtgtttttttatttattggtcgCAAGGAGAAGGTTGTATGTTTCACACAAGCGACTGCCTCCCTGCAGTCCGTAAAACATTATAATGATGTTGTGTTGGTGTTTCTTTTTCGGGTAATAGTACTTCGACCACTTTGGCTGTCTTGgtaacacgtttttttttttcttgtggcaggtGTTTATACCGACAATAAATGCGAAACATTGTTGGGTTTACAGAATCATGCCGTGCTTGTGGTTGGATATGGTAAAGAGAATGACGAAGACTATTGGCTGGTTAAGAACAGGTAAGCAATCATGAAAGTAATAGTGACAGTAGGCTGCTTAGTGTACATGTTGCATGTTGGGTTGTCACCCAATTAGTAAAACACCTGCTAAAGTTAAAGTGGGTAGGACATCTACAGGCAATGTTATAAAAACcgagttaaaaaacaaacaaaacggaaatctccataaaaaaggaatgatctaacttcagatatataaaattgactaaaaggaggggatctgacttccgtcagtattcaattttgtataggagaaaaaaagaaaagtatccccgtcttcttaatcagaaaaaatacaaaagaatatatattatcactgtgtgatttgttttcagttaaaccattaggtCACGTGATCCAGTATCTATgagtgcttaacctcaataagttaacattaaatagggtaaaactaagacacaattaattttccttttaaatattgtgtgtatttggtAATTACTAACTCATAAACAGTAattaataaattactaatcaccagctaaaacaccaataaggatggtaaagtgccaccaaTTGTGATCGATTCACATGGCTTGCCATTTTCActggtttataccatttttagataaaaccttggagggttctttttacaaaaaaacttttttatagtgatctgggcgcttctctctgctcagattataggagattcctcatctgtattcttgttttgctgttttcactataagtgctctggaatttgtgtgttttttagaaaagatagctTCTCAATCTAGCTAGTtaaattgagaccacagttccagaagcactgacttctcctcctttgtggggtcccacggttagtaaaacaatcagctagagtctagacaatacgggacttctccacccttctaccaatttccttttcttaccttttcttggaatcagagatatttaTAATTGCACTTTAAGTATTTTATATGTGAATCGATCACAATTGCTGGCACTTTAccatccttattggtgttttagctggTGGTTAGTAATTTATTAATCAATGTTAAATGAACTGTTTATGAGTTAGTAATTaccaaatacacacaatatttaaaaggaaaattaattgtgtcttagttttaccctatttaatgttaacgttttgaggttaagcactagcactttgtgggataaATTATTAAGGGGGGAACTCATAGATACTGGATCACGTGacctaatggtttaactgaaaacaaatcacacagtgataatatcTTACAAAACGGAAATCTCTtaaacagtacaaataaaatagggaaaagaccaactgcaaagtatCTAATATATCACATTGTAATAAAAGATTATTGTAAGGTGTTAGAAGGTgctgtgtatttgctttagtttaGTGTGCTTGGAAGatgatattgtttttttattttatccataAAACGGGACTACCGATATTAAGCAATGCAGCAACGTTTACCACGATATACATGCAATGATAATAACAATCAATAGCCTTTTCACGTGCGTGCATTTGAATAATTTGTATTAACTCTCCGTTTGTTTCAGCTATGGGACTGGATTTGGTGTCGGCGGATACATTAAAATGAGACGAAATTATCGCAACCATTGCGGCATTGCAAATTATATTTACTACCCTATTTTTTCATAGGAAAACTTACACCTTAAatagaatatggctaaaaattcttttttaatatagttacagGAAAAGCCCTACAGACAAAtgatggctagaaatgccatattttatatactgaacttactgcaccagcctaaaggttcagctactgggggcatttttggagacacaaatcatcattgctaaagggctggtacagaaccccaaacaCAGGGTAtagtagcatttctagccttattctctGCTTAACCTTAGTTCAACTGCAACTCAGCAACAATTAGCTTTGATGGATCATATAGGCATTTATATAACTGAGCATTGTGCTGTCTATAGTAAATGTCTTCATTCTTTTATTCTGTCATTTTCTTATTCTGTTTGTCAAACTGTGAGGCCAGACTTAAATGTGAGACTCTTTTTCAAATCTGAAGGTCCATGTGGAATCTTTACTCCCCCTACATGGCACTGCCTTCTGCTCGGTTTACATGAAGCTTATGGATAATGCCTAAATGTTGCATTTTCTGCTGCAACAAAGAACTTTGGCACAAACTTCATGCAGAACCTTGACTCAGATGGCTCACCATGTCCCTacatctatagatatagatatatatatatatatatatttatatataaatatatatatatacatatatatatatatatatatatatatatatatatatatatgtatatatatatatttatatataaatataaatatatatatatatatatatatatatatatatatatatatatatatatatatatatatatatatatatatatatatatatgctgtagtGAGGAAACTTCATTCCATTTCCTATTGCTGCATCAGTGATGTGTAATTGAGAATGGGGCAAATCCTGGGTAATATACCGCCATGTTCCTTTCTCCCAAGCCCAACATCAAAGCTCAAGCAGCAATGGAAGGTGGAATTAAGTCCAACAAAATAAGTAGTATGTCAAAGTAtcatagatactatagatagtaATTCTATTGTGAAATATTTCATACATGCCAACATACCCCTTTAGAGAGACTTATAAAATATTCCTTAGCTTGCACCCCTGCCCAGCACAATGCATTTTACTATATAATCATTATAATATTTGTACTGCCTGACGGCCGAAAAGCTGTTCTTGCCtcacaacatttaaatattaaagacaGGGATAATATAGAACACACCCCTGGTTATGCCCATATATACCCACATGCCCCTGAAACTCTGACAGATCTCCTCTAAGCCCTGACACATTTGGGGGCTCTCAGTTTGGGACTATGCTATTTAAACTGGGGCTATTGGAAGATATGTACATGTGCTATAAATCTCATAGAGTTCTATACCCTGCCCTATGTTCTTGTAATTATATTTAGTGCAGTGCTCGGTTGTTTTATGCTGTTTTTATTACTGACTGTCTGGATATTTCATTTCCCCTTTAGGCTGTTGTTTGTATTATTGTATCACCATATTGCTTGTGACTTGAACTATGTTATATGTATACTGCTTGCAGGAGTCACAGATGCTCtttttattgcaataaatataatttggCAAAGCATTTAatcttttcattgtttttgaGAGGTGACACCGACTATGACAATACCCAATACAGTGAATATATATAGTAGCGAATACATGAACAACACTACTGTTATCATAAACTCTTCTGCATTCTGTATGTTTAAATGGTGTCATTTCATGCCAGAATGTTGTCATATGAATAATGTATCTCCTATTGAACATTATAGGGACAAAAATGTATCTGAGTAGTTTGATGActatataagggcacaaggcagCAGGTTTAtcttaaaataaatcttttacattttatacatggcttttatatattatacatattttagtTGCTGTTAGTTACATGCAGGTCACATGCAGGTCTTACAGGATCTTGTTGGATGGGGGATGGAGCCATTAAAACTGCTTTGActagaggcaaaaaaaaatcctatgccTATGGGACTCTACTAAAGCAACTACCCTGCAGTGTCACGGCCCCTCTTATAACCTTTTATTAAGCTGTCCTACATGTTATAGATTCAAAGACTTTAAAACTAGTTTTGTACCAAATCTCCTATTATGGGATTATTCTTCAAGGGTTTTCCTAAAACAGGAATCATTTTAAAACGGGCCACAGATGGGCAAACTTTTAGGATGTCTAACTAAACATCTCCACATGTCAGAGGGGCAGGACACAGAGGGAGATGCAGGCAGGCCACAGTTAACAACTAGGCAGGCAGTAACCACACACCGGACCAGATACACCACACAACTGCTGGCTTATATAAGTGTGGCAAGTGCACAAACACACATATGAGGCACTtaatattggagacaaaacatcaccagtgatgttgcccatagcaacctatcagatctttgtttttttcGTGTTTTCTAACTGTTCaaatctaactgctgattggttgctatgggcaatcaatattaataaaaatgccccCAAGTATGCTAGAGACCATGCCTTAAAACTAGGATGTGGTGGTCAACAATCCAACAGTGCTAGCCCATACCCAgcctttttcaaaaataattaatcACTGAAAATTATAGTTTTGAATAAGCGTTCATATGGGCTTAAAACACCAGCTGACCCCCAACCAGCAGTGACCAGCCAGGCAATGAATAGGGTCCCCAATTTTCAGGAGATTTGACCAATCACTTGCAGAGACGATCAATCAGATATTGTACAATTTGGcaagacaaaaaaaggaaaaaaatggggTACACTGTAAagtaaaaaccactgtttattatAACATCAATGGTTATTATAATGATTACAGGCTATTCCTAAATCGTGTCCATTCCACAGCAgccatctgtttttttatgttataataaacagtgtt
The sequence above is a segment of the Xenopus laevis strain J_2021 chromosome 8L, Xenopus_laevis_v10.1, whole genome shotgun sequence genome. Coding sequences within it:
- the LOC108699344 gene encoding cathepsin S; protein product: MKTMGPSTIFLVSLFSLLIPAQSAPDPTLDSNWQLWVKTHQKTYKDAEEERTRRIIWEETLKLITVHNLEYSLGLHTYEIGMNHLGDMTYEEITDTMTGFQASDDPEPNITYVPQEKVTPPEQIDWRDKGCVTPVMAQGGCNSCYAFSALGAMEGQWQKWSNKLEALSEQNLVDCSKVNGCSPGSLDDTFKYIKENGVNTNHSYPYKGKEQTCNFNSSNTVARCKGYIKISPGSEEQLKQIVGTIGPVSVAINFTKTFRSFTTGVYTDNKCETLLGLQNHAVLVVGYGKENDEDYWLVKNSYGTGFGVGGYIKMRRNYRNHCGIANYIYYPIFS